The window TACATCGCCGACGACCCGGAGATCGCCCGGCGGCAGCAGCGGGCGATGCGGATCGCCGCGCGGTATCTGGCGGCCTATACCGAGGACGCCGAGGCGGCTCGGCCGATGCTGGGTGAGTTGCTCGGTTCGGTGGGGGAGGGGGCTGACGTGCGGCCGCCGTTGTACGTCGACTACGGCAGCAACATCTCCATCGGGGCCCGCACCTTCGTCAACTACAACCTGACCGCGCTGGACGTCGCCCGGATCACCATCGGCGAGGACTGCCAGATCGGCCCCAACGTCCAGCTCCTCACACCCACCCACCCCGTGGAGCCGGAGCCGCGGCGGGACAAGCTGGAGGCGGCCCGGCCGATCGTGATCGGGGACAACGTCTGGCTCGGCGGCGGAGTGATCGTGTGCCCCGGAGTGAGCATCGGCGACAACGCGGTGATCGGCGCGGGGGCGGTGGTCACCAGGGACGTACCGGCCAATGTCGTCGCCGTCGGCAACCCCGCCCGCCCCGTACGCAACTTCTGACCGGCGCCCGCTCATGGCCACCGGACACGCGGACCCGCAGCGGCGCGAGCGCATTCTCGCCGCCACGCTCGACCACATCGCCGACGAGGGAGTCGCCGGCGTCTCCCATCGCAAGATCGCCGTCCGGGCCGGGGTGCCGCTCGGGTCGATGACCTACCACTTCACCGGCATCGACGACCTGCTGCGTGAGGCCTTCACCCGCTTCGCCGACCACATCGTGGCCGTCTTCGAGCGGTATCTCGGCCGTGCCGGGACCGTCGAAGAGGCCCGTGAGGCCGTCACGGACCTCGTGCACGCCCTCTCCGAGGGGCCCCGCCGCGATGTCGTCCTCGCCAACGAGCTGTACACGCTGGCCGCCCGGCGCCCGGAGTACCGCGAACT of the Streptomyces koelreuteriae genome contains:
- a CDS encoding sugar O-acetyltransferase, encoding MAIDHFPNDPRTNLERMLAGDLYIADDPEIARRQQRAMRIAARYLAAYTEDAEAARPMLGELLGSVGEGADVRPPLYVDYGSNISIGARTFVNYNLTALDVARITIGEDCQIGPNVQLLTPTHPVEPEPRRDKLEAARPIVIGDNVWLGGGVIVCPGVSIGDNAVIGAGAVVTRDVPANVVAVGNPARPVRNF
- a CDS encoding TetR/AcrR family transcriptional regulator yields the protein MATGHADPQRRERILAATLDHIADEGVAGVSHRKIAVRAGVPLGSMTYHFTGIDDLLREAFTRFADHIVAVFERYLGRAGTVEEAREAVTDLVHALSEGPRRDVVLANELYTLAARRPEYRELTHAWMRRSRLLLEQHFDADTARQLDALIEGLTLHRALDTEPRSRELTRLAVTRLTTVEVTPPVA